In the Scyliorhinus torazame isolate Kashiwa2021f chromosome 4, sScyTor2.1, whole genome shotgun sequence genome, one interval contains:
- the LOC140410808 gene encoding calcium homeostasis modulator protein 5-like, giving the protein MDKYRTVLNLVLKQHATLGYGFLALLTAGGEQLFSVVVFSCPCNSWNFAYSMVFLFIPALVLFLLGYFISNRTWKLCTGCCINQARHCPKRILCRGIKIFVQITVGALVAPITWISVALLNGTFYECGMSGYYSEHLLKAICNNKPNDCQSNLYKLPCGRTALPLSTGEDIRVTLFAHSQVIGWSLIAAITVFTLASTCIVRCCSPVSFLQLQFWKKYKEKENELFEQKSAEHAKQLAERNLKSFFESEGPKEIKTPSREAWEEISLLYTFSKNEEYYSTIHKYAERKPGANQASSSTINMDVPAVLDFVDGVKNSVDTHV; this is encoded by the exons ATGGACAAATATAGGACGGTGCTGAATTTAGTGCTCAAGCAACATGCTACCCTAGGATACGGCTTTCTGGCCTTACTAACAGCTGGGGGAGAACAACTGTTCTCTGTTGTCGTTTTCAGCTGTCCCTGTAACTCATGGAACTTTGCCTACAGCATGGTTTTTCTTTTCATCCCAGCCCTGGTGTTATTTTTACTGGGATACTTCATAAGCAACAGAACCTGGAAGCTATGTACTGGCTGTTGCATCAATCAAGCAAGGCATTGCCCGAAAAGAATCCTCTGTCGTGGCATAAAGATTTTTGTGCAAATCACAGTGGGTGCTTTAGTAGCCCCCATAACATGGATTTCTGTTGCTTTGCTGAATGGCACTTTCTATGAATGTGGTATGTCCGGCTATTACAGTGAGCACCTCTTAAAGGCAATCTGCAATAACAAACCCAATGACTGTCAGTCCAATCTTTATAAACTGCCTTGTGGTCGCACAGCATTGCCTCTGTCCACCGGGGAAGATATTCGCGTTACCCTGTTTGCGCACTCTCAG GTGATTGGATGGAGCCTGATAGCAGCCATCACGGTTTTCACTCTGGCCTCTACCTGCATTGTACGCTGTTGCTCTCCTGTCAGCTTCCTCCAATTGCAGTTTTGGAAAAAGTACAAGGAAAAGGAGAATGAGCTGTTTGAGCAGAAATCAGCCGAACATGCCAAACAACTGGCGGAGCGAAATCTGAAAAGCTTCTTTGAATCCGAAGGACCAAAGGAGATCAAAACCCCAAGCAGGGAAGCATGGGAGGAGATTTCCCTGCTATACACTTTCAGCAAAAATGAAGAGTACTACAGCACGATACACAAATATGCAGAAAGAAAGCCAGGTGCCAACCAGGCATCATCCTCTACGATCAACATGGATGTGCCTGCTGTACTGGACTTTGTTGATGGTGTTAAAAATTCTGTTGACACACATGTTTGA